In Oceanobacillus sp. FSL K6-2867, one DNA window encodes the following:
- the ftsE gene encoding cell division ATP-binding protein FtsE, whose amino-acid sequence MILMKDVYKTYDNGVTALNGINVDIEQGEFVYIVGPSGAGKSTFIKLIYREERPTSGSIIIADTDLGDIKERKVPFLRRNIGVVFQDFKLLPKMSVYENVAFALEVIEESPKSIRKQVMDVLEVVGLKNKVRSLPSELSGGEQQRVSIARAIVNHPQIVIADEPTGNLDPDTSWEIMKTFEEINARGTTIIMATHSKEIVNTIKKRVIAIEGGMIVRDEQRGEYGYEI is encoded by the coding sequence ATGATATTAATGAAAGATGTATATAAGACTTATGACAATGGTGTCACCGCATTAAATGGTATCAACGTTGATATAGAGCAAGGTGAATTTGTATATATTGTTGGTCCCAGTGGTGCAGGAAAATCGACATTTATTAAATTAATATACAGAGAAGAAAGACCAACCAGTGGTTCAATTATTATCGCAGATACAGATTTAGGTGATATTAAAGAGCGAAAAGTTCCTTTTTTACGACGAAATATTGGTGTCGTATTCCAAGATTTTAAGCTGCTTCCCAAAATGTCAGTATATGAAAATGTTGCATTTGCGCTTGAAGTAATCGAAGAATCACCAAAAAGTATTCGCAAGCAAGTAATGGATGTATTAGAAGTAGTAGGATTAAAAAATAAAGTACGTTCCCTTCCAAGTGAATTATCGGGTGGAGAGCAGCAGCGTGTTTCTATTGCACGTGCGATTGTCAACCATCCTCAGATTGTGATTGCGGATGAGCCAACTGGAAATCTGGATCCCGATACATCATGGGAAATAATGAAAACTTTTGAAGAAATTAATGCTAGAGGTACTACAATTATCATGGCCACTCACAGCAAGGAAATTGTTAACACAATTAAAAAACGAGTAATTGCCATTGAAGGCGGTATGATCGTTAGAGATGAGCAAAGAGGAGAATACGGCTATGAGATTTAG
- the cccB gene encoding cytochrome c551, with the protein MKKWLVAVLFGALLVLGACGAGEDNASDDAGTDDSNGTVETTDGEEVFKANCASCHGADLSGGAGPSLAQVGSKYSQEEIAEIVKNGKGSMPAVNVAGEDLDALTSWLAEKK; encoded by the coding sequence ATGAAAAAATGGTTAGTAGCTGTTTTGTTTGGTGCATTACTTGTTCTAGGTGCTTGTGGTGCAGGCGAGGACAATGCATCAGATGATGCGGGAACGGACGATTCCAATGGTACAGTAGAAACCACTGATGGTGAAGAAGTATTCAAAGCTAATTGTGCTTCATGCCATGGAGCTGATCTTTCAGGCGGCGCGGGACCATCGTTAGCGCAAGTAGGATCTAAATACTCGCAAGAAGAAATTGCTGAGATTGTTAAAAACGGAAAAGGCAGCATGCCAGCGGTTAATGTAGCTGGTGAAGACCTTGATGCTTTAACAAGCTGGTTAGCAGAAAAAAAATAA
- the prfB gene encoding peptide chain release factor 2 (programmed frameshift), with amino-acid sequence MELIEIKHELDKIAKRIEDFRGSLDLEAKKARIAELEMQMADPNFWNDQDSAQKTINEANGLKSYVNSFEEIEERWENMEVSYELVKEENDQELFEELQEDLAGFISDVNDFELQMLLSESYDANNAILELHPGAGGTESQDWASMLLRMYQRFAEDKEFKVETLDYQPGDEAGVKSVTLLIKGHNAYGYLKAEKGVHRLVRISPFDSSGRRHTSFVSCDVTPEMTDDVDIEIRSEDIKVDTYRASGAGGQHVNTTDSAVRITHLPTNTIVTCQNERSQIKNREAAMKMLKSKLYQLEIERQQQELDDIRGEQKEIGWGSQIRSYVFHPYSMVKDHRTNVETGNTQAVMDGDLSVFIDAYLRSQIK; translated from the exons ATGGAATTAATAGAAATAAAGCATGAATTAGACAAAATTGCTAAACGAATCGAAGACTTTAGGGGGTCTCTT GACTTAGAGGCAAAGAAAGCTCGAATTGCAGAATTAGAGATGCAAATGGCTGACCCTAATTTCTGGAATGATCAAGACAGTGCCCAAAAAACGATTAATGAAGCAAATGGTCTCAAGAGCTATGTAAATAGCTTCGAAGAAATAGAAGAGCGATGGGAAAATATGGAGGTTTCCTATGAGCTTGTAAAAGAAGAAAATGATCAGGAGTTATTTGAAGAGTTACAGGAAGATTTAGCTGGATTCATCTCAGATGTTAATGATTTTGAACTGCAAATGCTATTAAGTGAATCCTATGATGCAAATAACGCAATTCTTGAGCTGCATCCAGGTGCTGGGGGAACAGAATCACAGGACTGGGCCAGCATGCTATTGCGAATGTATCAGCGCTTTGCCGAGGATAAAGAATTTAAGGTAGAGACATTGGATTATCAGCCTGGTGATGAGGCAGGTGTAAAAAGTGTTACCCTGCTGATAAAAGGACATAATGCCTATGGTTACTTGAAAGCTGAAAAAGGTGTACACCGTCTTGTTCGTATATCCCCATTTGATTCATCAGGCCGCCGGCATACTTCATTTGTTTCTTGCGATGTCACACCAGAGATGACAGATGATGTAGATATCGAAATTCGATCAGAGGACATTAAGGTAGATACGTACCGAGCAAGTGGTGCTGGAGGTCAGCATGTAAATACAACTGATTCAGCGGTTCGGATAACTCATTTACCAACAAATACAATAGTTACATGTCAAAATGAACGTTCTCAAATTAAAAATCGTGAGGCAGCAATGAAAATGTTAAAATCAAAGCTTTACCAATTAGAAATTGAACGACAACAGCAAGAACTGGATGACATTCGCGGCGAACAGAAAGAAATTGGCTGGGGAAGTCAAATCCGCTCCTATGTATTCCACCCTTATTCGATGGTAAAAGACCATCGTACAAATGTGGAAACCGGAAACACGCAAGCTGTCATGGATGGGGATCTTAGTGTTTTCATCGATGCTTACTTAAGATCACAAATAAAATAA
- the ftsX gene encoding permease-like cell division protein FtsX: MRFRTLMRHVREGFKNIFRNGWMTIASVGAVTTTLILVAVFLALVLNLNEMAKSIEDDVQINTMIDLTATEDDIVELGEAIEQIEGIDSVSFSSNDDELEKLIQSMGEEGEAWHLFEQDNPLNHVYIVRALVPEDTERIASEIAAFDHVDQVNYGRDVVDQLFEFNNYARTIGLVLVVALVFTAIFLISNTIKITIMARSTEISIQKLVGATNGFIRWPFFIEGLLLGILGSIVPIAVILGGYYYLYTNFNDRITFSFVEMLPFSPFAWQLSLMILAIGAVIGIWGSVMSVRKFLKV, encoded by the coding sequence ATGAGATTTAGAACTTTAATGCGACATGTGCGTGAAGGATTTAAAAATATTTTTCGTAATGGCTGGATGACAATTGCTTCTGTTGGCGCCGTTACAACAACATTAATTTTAGTGGCAGTTTTCTTAGCATTAGTACTTAATTTGAATGAGATGGCGAAGAGTATTGAAGACGATGTACAGATTAATACGATGATAGACCTTACAGCGACAGAGGATGACATTGTTGAACTTGGTGAAGCAATTGAACAGATTGAAGGAATTGATTCTGTATCATTTTCTTCCAACGATGATGAACTGGAAAAACTGATTCAAAGTATGGGAGAAGAAGGGGAAGCTTGGCATTTATTTGAACAGGATAACCCGCTGAACCATGTTTATATCGTAAGAGCGCTAGTTCCGGAGGATACAGAACGCATTGCTTCAGAAATTGCTGCGTTCGATCACGTTGATCAAGTAAATTATGGACGAGATGTTGTAGATCAATTATTTGAGTTTAATAACTATGCAAGAACGATTGGACTTGTTTTAGTGGTTGCGCTTGTATTCACGGCAATTTTCTTAATTTCGAACACGATAAAAATTACAATTATGGCACGAAGTACAGAAATTAGCATTCAGAAGCTTGTAGGAGCAACTAATGGTTTTATTCGCTGGCCATTCTTTATTGAAGGACTGCTGCTTGGAATATTAGGATCTATCGTACCGATTGCAGTAATTTTAGGTGGCTACTATTACTTATACACAAACTTTAATGACCGAATTACATTTAGCTTCGTTGAAATGTTGCCATTTAGCCCATTTGCATGGCAGTTATCACTAATGATACTTGCTATAGGTGCAGTAATTGGTATATGGGGAAGCGTTATGAGTGTACGTAAATTCCTTAAGGTCTAA